The following are from one region of the Nerophis ophidion isolate RoL-2023_Sa linkage group LG20, RoL_Noph_v1.0, whole genome shotgun sequence genome:
- the tmed1b gene encoding transmembrane emp24 domain-containing protein 1b: protein MDLSGGARLLVLAVVGCCFRDVCAYGEEGSEFTFLLQAGKSDCFFQRAIQNGTMEVEYQVIGGAGMDVDFTIHSPEGTLLVTESRRSDGVHVVEPTVEGDYQMCFDNSFSRLSEKMVFFELYVAGQGGDVGGDEEWGGVEELDENMLQYKLQDMREYMDSVHKRLERCRQMQSVLRAFEARDRNLLEDNLWRVSFWSCASLLVMLCVAITQVYTVRKLFDDKRRVCT, encoded by the exons ATGGATCTGAGCGGCGGAGCACGGCTGCTGGTCCTCGCAGTGGTCGGCTGCTGCTTTAGGGACGTCTGCGCTTACGGAGAGGAAGGCAGCGAGTTCACCTTCTTGTTGCAAGCCGGGAAATCCGATTGTTTCTTTCAGAGGGCAATACAGAACGGTACGATGGAGGTGGAATATCAG GTCATTGGAGGTGCCGGTATGGATGTGGACTTTACGATCCATTCTCCTGAGGGCACCTTGTTGGTCACAGAGTCCAGGCGCTCTGACGGGGTTCACGT GGTGGAGCCCACGGTGGAGGGGGACTATCAAATGTGCTTCGACAACAGCTTCAGCCGCTTATCAGAGAAGATGGTGTTCTTCGAGCTCTACGTGGCGGGTCAAGGCGGAGACGTGGGTGGCGACGAAGAGTGGGGCGGTGTCGAGGAGCTGGACGAAAACATGCTGCAGTACAAGTTGCAGGACATGCGG GAGTACATGGACTCTGTGCACAAGCGTCTGGAGCGTTGTCGACAAATGCAGTCGGTGTTGCGAGCCTTCGAGGCGCGGGATCGAAACCTCCTGGAGGATAATCTGTGGAGGGTCTCCTTCTGGTCGTGCGCCAGTTTACTGGTGATGCTGTGCGTGGCCATCACTCAG GTCTACACCGTGCGTAAACTGTTCGACGATAAGCGGAGGGTGTGCACATAG